One stretch of Thalassophryne amazonica chromosome 19, fThaAma1.1, whole genome shotgun sequence DNA includes these proteins:
- the LOC117532215 gene encoding CD209 antigen-like protein A encodes MEERKNLDSMFDGTYKLIQDDFNVDDQPQEEQQDVKIVLTSGSSLKKDKHLAVSLMLLAALLLAVDIGLGVFYNKLTQRQRSLMHYNAELTKLQETYDEAMQSRDEALKQLAAERSQQQVIKWALEHQERRNKNYQKQTDQIQTDIASLQSHIPLFYDGCRHCLPGWIFMNSMCYYFSTSEAVPRRTWQAARDYCKRQGGDLAVIDSPAKQGFIVSYLRSKQGPFRRFDGFWFGLRDVYEEGLWKWIDGTPVTEEYWNDGEPNNVNNEDCATVLMKENFFKAWNDLSCEQMRRWICEMNAKGL; translated from the exons atggaGGAGAGGAAGAATTTGGACAGCATGTTTGATGGTACGTACAAACTGATTCAAGACGACTTCAATGTAGACGACCAGCCTCAAGAAGAACAACAAG ATGTTAAAATTGTGTTGACATCTGGAAGCAGTTTGAAAAAGGACAAACATCTGGCAGTGAGCCTGATGCTGCTCGCTGCACTTCTGCTTGCTGTCGATATTGGCCTGGGTGTCTTCT ATAACAAACTTACTCAAAGGCAGAGGTCATTAATGCACTACAACGCAGAGTTGACCAAACTACAGGAGACTTACGATGAAGCGATGCAAAGCAGAGACGAAGCCCTGAAGCAGTTGGCGGCAGAGCGCAGCCAGCAACAAGTCATCAAGTGGGCGCTGGAACACCAGGAGAGAAGAAACAAAAACTACCAAAAGCAGACTGATCAAATACAAACGGATATCGCGTCACTGCAATCTCACATACCGCTATTTT ATGACGGCTGCAGACACTGTTTACCAGGATGGATTTTCATGAACTCAATGTGTTACTACTTCTCCACCTCTGAAGCGGTTCCACGTAGAACGTGGCAAGCAGCTCGAGACTACTGCAAGAGGCAGGGAGGCGACCTGGCAGTCATCGACAGCCCAGCCAAACAG GGTTTCATTGTGAGTTATCTGAGAAGTAAGCAAGGCCCCTTCAGACGCTTTGACGGCTTCTGGTTTGGACTGCGAGATGTATATGAAGAAGGGCTTTGGAAATGGATAGATGGAACGCCAGTGACTGAGGA GTACTGGAATGACGGCGAGCCTAACAACGTTAATAACGAGGATTGCGCAACGGTTCTAATGAAGGAAAACTTCTTCAAGGCTTGGAATGATCTTTCATGCGAACAAATGCGCCGGTGGATTTGTGAAATGAATGCTAAAGGTCTATGA